The following DNA comes from Rosa rugosa chromosome 5, drRosRugo1.1, whole genome shotgun sequence.
TTCAATTCAGTTATCTTCTTTTTGTGTAAACTGGGTCATGTTAACTCGGCCCAGAAGCTCACAATTTCAATGCCGATTTTCGGGTGCCGGCCCGATATTGTAACATACAATTGTTTGATTAATGGCTACTGTAAACTATGTGATATTGATGAGGCTTGTTTAGTGATGAAGAGGATTAGGGTAGGAGGGTGTAGGCCTGATTTGGTTACTTTTAATACATTGTTTAGTGGGTTCTGTAAGGTTAAGATGAGGAAAGATGTGTTTGTGTATATGGGTTTGATGTGGAAGTGTTTTGAACCGAATGTGATTAGTTATAGTACATTGATAGATATGTTTTGCAAGATGggggatttggatttgggatATAGGGTTTATGGTTATATGGTGAAGGATAAGGTGTTGCCGAATTTGTTTGCTTTTACTTGTTTGATTGATGGGTATAGTAAGGCTAGTAATTTGGAGGTTGCGATTGAATTGCTTGAGGGAATGAAGAAATCGTTAGTTTTACCGAATGTGGTGACTTACGGTGCTTTGATTGATGGGCTGTGCAAGAATGGGAAGTTGGAAAGAGCTGAGCGTTTGTTTTGTGAAATGGTGGAAGATGGGGTTCGGCCTAGTTCAGCGGTTTACACTTCAATGATAGATGGGCATTTCAAGAAAGGAAATGTAGGTGAGGCCATGAAGTATATGAGATAAATGCAGGATGGAGGGGTTAGTCTTGATGCCGCTGCATATGGAGTGGTGATCTCAGGCCTCTGTAATAATGGTCAGTTTGATAATGCAATGCGGGTTGTTACAGATTTTGCCACGAGTGGTTTTTCTCCAGATAAGATGTTGTTGACGACCATTATGGATGCGTGTTTCAAAGCCGGCAATTTGAAAGCAGGTTTGGGTGTCTACAGATTGTTAGCAAAGGGTTTTGAACCAGATGCTGTGGTGCTTTCAGCTTTGATGGATGGCTTATGCAAGCATGGAGATTTGGAGGAGGCAAGAAACTACTTCTGCAAGGAAAAGGCTAATGAAATTTCATATACTGTGCTTATTGATGGGATGTGTAAGGAAGAAAACTTTAGTGAAGTTGAGACGATCTTCAGTGAGATGTCCGAAATGGGGTTTATTCCAGACAAATATGTATACACTTCTTGGATTGCTGGGCTATGCA
Coding sequences within:
- the LOC133709996 gene encoding LOW QUALITY PROTEIN: pentatricopeptide repeat-containing protein At2g01740 (The sequence of the model RefSeq protein was modified relative to this genomic sequence to represent the inferred CDS: substituted 1 base at 1 genomic stop codon), with the protein product MIRQTLKFFARLRRTSKPQCPLTYNKLLHDLNRSNCGDLSLKILSDLVSKGYNPHPSSFNSVIFFLCKLGHVNSAQKLTISMPIFGCRPDIVTYNCLINGYCKLCDIDEACLVMKRIRVGGCRPDLVTFNTLFSGFCKVKMRKDVFVYMGLMWKCFEPNVISYSTLIDMFCKMGDLDLGYRVYGYMVKDKVLPNLFAFTCLIDGYSKASNLEVAIELLEGMKKSLVLPNVVTYGALIDGLCKNGKLERAERLFCEMVEDGVRPSSAVYTSMIDGHFKKGNVGEAMKYMRXMQDGGVSLDAAAYGVVISGLCNNGQFDNAMRVVTDFATSGFSPDKMLLTTIMDACFKAGNLKAGLGVYRLLAKGFEPDAVVLSALMDGLCKHGDLEEARNYFCKEKANEISYTVLIDGMCKEENFSEVETIFSEMSEMGFIPDKYVYTSWIAGLCRQGNLVEAFRLKNKMVKEGSSPDLFTYSSLVFGLASKGLMVEAQQVFDDMLKRGITPDRHVFGILIRGYCDEGNDVAILGLHDEMRKRGLVVTGGKGDGEH